The following coding sequences lie in one Mesorhizobium sp. DCY119 genomic window:
- a CDS encoding GIY-YIG nuclease family protein, which produces MSSIGRSVRLFLVDGNPSGIITAEVVNWTGHALVAPRSKLSDILTRSETQKTGVYFLFGELAELGGRRPVYIGESDNVGRRISQHVRSDEKDFEKFCLITSKDLNLTKAHARYLENRFSIIAKESDRADVLNSIEPALGILPESDIADMEYFIEQVRIILPVLGYDVLKDKFVRPIHLGKETVRETESEITLVPLKLRSSRKGLIADAVEREGEILVLKDSLADRYPDYAMNQYQPLRERLEREGTLVPEENGQFLRFTKDTLFSSPSAAAAVIYGRNANGRTSWVLANMNKTLKAYQDELQAAQ; this is translated from the coding sequence GTGAGTTCGATAGGCAGATCAGTTCGCCTATTTCTCGTTGATGGAAACCCTAGCGGTATCATCACGGCAGAAGTTGTGAATTGGACCGGGCATGCGCTCGTGGCGCCCAGATCAAAACTCTCTGATATTTTGACACGATCAGAAACGCAGAAGACGGGCGTATATTTCTTGTTCGGGGAGTTGGCGGAGTTAGGTGGAAGGCGACCTGTCTATATCGGCGAAAGCGATAATGTTGGGAGGAGAATTTCTCAACACGTTAGATCCGATGAGAAGGACTTTGAGAAATTTTGCCTGATAACAAGCAAAGATCTAAATCTTACTAAAGCGCACGCAAGATATCTAGAAAATAGATTTTCAATCATAGCAAAAGAATCTGATAGAGCGGATGTTTTAAATTCTATTGAGCCGGCTCTTGGTATACTTCCTGAATCCGACATTGCTGATATGGAGTATTTTATCGAGCAAGTTAGGATAATACTTCCTGTTCTTGGATACGATGTTCTAAAAGATAAATTTGTGCGTCCGATTCATCTGGGAAAAGAGACAGTTCGAGAGACGGAGTCTGAAATTACTTTGGTTCCCTTGAAGCTTCGGTCGAGCCGAAAAGGTCTAATCGCTGATGCGGTTGAGCGCGAGGGTGAGATTTTAGTTCTCAAAGACTCATTGGCCGATCGCTATCCAGACTACGCGATGAATCAGTACCAACCTTTACGAGAAAGATTGGAACGGGAAGGAACTCTCGTTCCAGAGGAAAATGGTCAGTTTTTGCGATTCACAAAGGATACATTGTTTTCGAGCCCGAGTGCCGCGGCCGCAGTAATTTATGGTCGAAACGCAAACGGTCGAACTTCATGGGTGTTGGCTAATATGAACAAGACCTTGAAAGCCTATCAGGACGAATTGCAGGCCGCCCAATGA
- a CDS encoding ABC transporter permease: protein MDVLVQLIDATIRVSVPLLLACLAGLYSERAGIFDIGLEGKMLAGAFAGASAAAVTGSAWVGLGAAILTAVCFALVHGFASITHRGNQIVSGVAINFIAAGSTIILGQAWFKQGGRTPSLSGGGRFEAITLPGAEAVKDVPILGTIYSDILSGHSLLVYVAFLMVPFTWWVLFRTRFGLRLRAVGENPAAVDTAGISVAWLRYRAVICTGILTGIAGAYLSVAQNAGFVKDMTAGKGFIALAALIFAKWKPVPAMFACLLFGFLEAASIRFQGMAWPMIGKVPVQLMQALPYILTVILLAGFIGKAIPPRAGGVPYVKER from the coding sequence ATGGATGTGCTCGTTCAGCTCATCGATGCGACCATCCGCGTTTCGGTGCCGCTCCTGCTCGCCTGCCTTGCCGGCCTCTATTCGGAACGGGCAGGCATTTTCGACATCGGCCTTGAGGGCAAGATGCTGGCCGGCGCCTTCGCCGGCGCGTCTGCCGCTGCCGTCACCGGCTCGGCCTGGGTCGGCTTGGGTGCGGCGATCCTAACCGCCGTCTGCTTCGCGCTGGTCCACGGCTTTGCCTCGATCACCCATCGCGGCAACCAGATCGTTTCGGGCGTGGCGATCAACTTCATCGCCGCCGGTTCCACCATCATTCTCGGGCAGGCGTGGTTCAAGCAGGGCGGGCGCACGCCGTCGCTGAGCGGCGGTGGCCGCTTCGAGGCGATCACTTTGCCGGGTGCCGAAGCGGTGAAGGACGTGCCGATCCTCGGCACGATCTATTCCGACATTCTTTCGGGCCATTCGCTGCTGGTCTATGTCGCCTTCCTGATGGTGCCGTTCACCTGGTGGGTGCTGTTTCGCACGCGCTTCGGGCTGCGGCTGCGCGCTGTCGGCGAAAACCCGGCAGCGGTCGACACCGCCGGCATTTCGGTCGCCTGGCTGCGCTACCGCGCCGTGATCTGCACCGGCATCCTGACGGGCATTGCCGGCGCTTACCTGTCGGTGGCGCAGAATGCCGGCTTCGTGAAGGACATGACCGCCGGCAAGGGCTTCATTGCGCTTGCGGCCCTCATCTTCGCCAAATGGAAGCCGGTGCCGGCGATGTTTGCCTGCCTGCTGTTCGGCTTCCTCGAGGCAGCCTCCATCCGCTTCCAGGGCATGGCATGGCCGATGATCGGCAAGGTGCCGGTGCAGCTCATGCAGGCGCTGCCCTACATCCTCACCGTCATCCTGCTCGCCGGCT
- a CDS encoding BMP family ABC transporter substrate-binding protein has translation MKRIVLGLLAATALAFPALAADVKPAIIYDLGGKFDKSFNEAAFNGAEKFKTESGIAYRDFEIQNDAQREQALRKFAEDGNNPIVMAGFSWAAVLEKVSADFPDTSFAIIDMVVDKPNVRSVVYKEQEGSYVVGVMAAIASKSKKVGFVGGMDIPLIRKFGCGYVGGAKAAGATEVIENMTGDTPAAWNDPTKGGEIAKAQISQGADVVYAAAGGTGVGVLQAAADSGKLGIGVDSNQNGLQPGKILTSMVKRVDVAVYNAFTDAKDGKFTAGINDLGLKEGGVDYAMDDNNKSLVTDEIKAAAEKAKADIIAGTVKVHDYMSDNTCPY, from the coding sequence ATGAAGCGTATTGTTCTCGGCCTCCTGGCCGCAACCGCACTGGCCTTCCCGGCGCTTGCCGCGGACGTCAAGCCGGCGATCATCTACGATCTCGGCGGCAAGTTCGACAAATCCTTCAACGAGGCCGCCTTCAACGGCGCGGAGAAGTTCAAGACCGAGTCGGGCATCGCCTATCGCGATTTCGAAATCCAGAATGACGCCCAGCGCGAGCAGGCGCTGCGCAAATTCGCCGAAGACGGCAACAACCCGATCGTCATGGCCGGCTTTTCCTGGGCGGCGGTGCTCGAAAAGGTATCCGCTGACTTCCCCGACACCAGCTTCGCCATCATCGACATGGTCGTCGACAAGCCGAACGTCCGCTCGGTCGTCTACAAGGAGCAGGAAGGCTCCTATGTCGTCGGCGTCATGGCGGCGATCGCCTCCAAGTCCAAGAAGGTCGGCTTCGTCGGCGGCATGGACATCCCGCTGATCCGCAAGTTCGGCTGCGGCTATGTCGGCGGTGCCAAGGCAGCGGGTGCGACCGAAGTCATTGAGAACATGACCGGTGACACGCCGGCTGCATGGAACGACCCGACCAAGGGCGGCGAAATCGCCAAGGCGCAGATCTCGCAGGGCGCTGACGTGGTTTACGCTGCGGCAGGCGGCACCGGCGTTGGCGTGCTGCAGGCGGCTGCCGATTCCGGCAAGCTCGGCATCGGCGTCGATTCCAACCAGAACGGCCTCCAGCCGGGCAAGATCCTGACCTCCATGGTCAAGCGCGTCGATGTGGCCGTCTACAACGCCTTCACCGATGCCAAGGACGGCAAGTTCACCGCCGGCATCAACGACCTCGGCCTCAAGGAAGGCGGCGTCGACTACGCCATGGACGACAACAACAAGAGCCTCGTGACCGACGAGATCAAGGCCGCCGCCGAAAAGGCCAAGGCCGACATCATCGCCGGCACCGTCAAGGTTCACGACTATATGTCGGACAACACCTGCCCTTACTGA
- a CDS encoding ABC transporter permease: protein MSTPYTKLPGWADYGLIPVINLIVAFIVAGLVVLLVGENPLHAAAVLVDGAFGSGQNIAYTLFYATNFIFTGLAVAVAFHCGLFNIGGEGQAYIGGLGVALVCLAFDGFMPWWLTFPLAILGSAALGALWALIPAYLQARRGSHIVITTIMFNFIAASVMVYLLVDVLKPAGSMAPQTRDFLPGAQLPKMGWLLEMFGLSVRSAPLNISFLLALVMAFLVWVLIWRTKLGYEIRTMGFSPKAARYAGISETRIIIITMMISGALAGMMALNPIMGDQHRVQLDFVTGAGFVGIAVALMGRSHPAGIVPAAILFGVLYQGGAELAFEMPAISRDMIVIIQGLVILFAGALEHMFRPAIQTLFASISPRSVGVTAAKGEGV, encoded by the coding sequence ATGAGCACGCCCTACACGAAGCTTCCCGGCTGGGCCGATTACGGGCTGATACCGGTCATCAATCTGATCGTGGCCTTCATTGTCGCCGGGCTCGTCGTCCTGCTGGTCGGGGAAAATCCGCTGCATGCGGCAGCCGTTCTGGTCGATGGCGCGTTCGGCAGCGGGCAGAACATCGCCTACACGCTGTTCTACGCCACCAACTTCATCTTCACCGGCCTAGCGGTGGCGGTCGCCTTCCATTGCGGCCTGTTCAACATCGGCGGCGAAGGGCAGGCCTATATTGGCGGGCTCGGCGTGGCGCTGGTCTGCCTTGCCTTCGACGGGTTCATGCCGTGGTGGCTGACCTTTCCGCTGGCGATCCTGGGTTCGGCAGCCCTCGGCGCGCTGTGGGCGCTGATCCCGGCCTATCTGCAGGCCAGGCGCGGCTCGCACATCGTCATCACCACCATCATGTTCAACTTCATTGCCGCCAGCGTCATGGTCTATCTGCTGGTCGACGTGCTGAAGCCGGCCGGTTCGATGGCGCCGCAGACGCGCGATTTCCTGCCCGGCGCGCAGCTGCCCAAGATGGGCTGGCTGCTGGAGATGTTCGGGCTTTCCGTGCGCTCCGCGCCGCTCAACATTTCCTTCCTGCTGGCGCTGGTCATGGCCTTCCTGGTCTGGGTGCTGATCTGGCGCACCAAGCTCGGATATGAGATCCGCACCATGGGTTTCAGCCCCAAGGCTGCGCGCTATGCCGGCATTTCGGAGACGCGCATCATCATCATCACCATGATGATCTCGGGCGCGCTGGCCGGCATGATGGCGCTGAACCCGATCATGGGCGACCAGCACCGCGTCCAGCTCGATTTCGTCACCGGCGCCGGCTTCGTCGGCATTGCGGTCGCCCTGATGGGCCGCTCGCACCCGGCCGGCATCGTGCCGGCGGCGATCCTGTTCGGCGTGCTTTATCAGGGCGGCGCCGAACTCGCCTTCGAGATGCCCGCCATCTCGCGCGACATGATCGTCATCATCCAGGGTCTGGTCATCCTGTTTGCCGGCGCGCTGGAGCACATGTTCCGCCCGGCCATCCAGACGTTGTTTGCCAGCATCAGCCCGCGCTCGGTCGGCGTTACGGCGGCGAAAGGGGAGGGTGTCTGA
- a CDS encoding MFS transporter has protein sequence MNDRKLRLAAIIALLLAGVLAGSQLGKLAPLVGWYQNEVGFSLTLIGWLTSAIGIFVALVALPAGWVIERAGMRLSFAFAAAVMTVGGLALAFLHAPGAILAARLVEGVGYLILVIVIPALLNSVSLPSWRAPVLAIWGGFVPVGFAVADFMAGELLPVAEPKIFLLAAILAFAVLALVAAVLLGLIDDMDAGERADATQPARSFSATLTLPVVLVALAFGIYVIASVGFFAFMPAFISWSGAGILLAAGVIALVGPVGNGLTSLLVGGRDGRFIVLLAALGLGIAALTAIPAFGGSIPMFATLALLLFAMSGGFVASALFAGLPSIVPKGGSVAVAIGLVCQAGGIGTVLGPPLAGHIIEAYGWPGFGVFLALVSAVGALCLLPVLRSRAFMPEAATISMK, from the coding sequence ATGAACGACCGGAAGCTGCGTCTTGCCGCCATCATTGCGCTGCTGCTGGCAGGCGTTCTGGCCGGCTCGCAGCTCGGCAAGCTTGCGCCGTTGGTTGGCTGGTATCAAAATGAGGTCGGCTTTTCGCTGACGCTGATCGGCTGGCTTACCTCGGCCATCGGCATTTTCGTGGCGCTGGTCGCGCTGCCGGCCGGCTGGGTGATCGAGCGCGCCGGCATGCGCCTGAGCTTCGCCTTTGCCGCGGCGGTCATGACGGTAGGCGGGCTGGCGCTGGCTTTTCTTCATGCGCCCGGCGCCATTCTTGCCGCGCGGCTGGTCGAAGGCGTCGGCTATCTCATCCTTGTCATCGTCATTCCAGCGCTTCTGAACTCGGTTTCGCTGCCGTCCTGGCGGGCGCCGGTGCTGGCGATCTGGGGTGGTTTCGTTCCGGTCGGCTTTGCCGTTGCCGATTTCATGGCCGGCGAACTCTTGCCGGTCGCCGAGCCGAAGATCTTTCTTCTGGCCGCAATTCTGGCGTTTGCCGTGCTTGCACTGGTCGCAGCTGTGCTTCTCGGGTTGATCGACGACATGGACGCCGGTGAGCGCGCGGACGCGACGCAACCGGCACGCAGTTTCAGCGCGACGCTGACCTTGCCTGTCGTGCTCGTGGCGCTGGCCTTCGGCATCTATGTCATCGCCTCGGTCGGGTTCTTTGCCTTCATGCCGGCTTTCATCTCCTGGTCCGGCGCCGGCATCCTGCTCGCTGCCGGGGTTATCGCCCTGGTCGGGCCGGTCGGAAACGGGTTGACCAGCCTGCTGGTCGGGGGCCGCGACGGGCGCTTCATCGTGCTGCTCGCAGCTCTTGGGCTGGGGATCGCTGCATTGACCGCGATCCCGGCATTCGGCGGCTCGATTCCGATGTTTGCCACACTTGCTTTGTTGCTGTTCGCCATGTCCGGCGGCTTCGTTGCCTCGGCACTGTTTGCCGGCCTTCCGTCGATCGTGCCCAAGGGCGGCTCTGTCGCGGTGGCGATCGGCCTCGTCTGCCAGGCCGGCGGCATAGGCACAGTGCTTGGACCACCGCTGGCCGGCCACATCATCGAGGCATATGGCTGGCCCGGTTTCGGCGTCTTTCTGGCGCTGGTCTCCGCTGTCGGGGCGCTATGCCTCTTGCCTGTGCTGCGGTCGCGCGCATTTATGCCGGAAGCGGCGACGATCTCGATGAAATGA
- a CDS encoding ABC transporter ATP-binding protein: MAEAAIELIGINKSFGAVRANRDINLEIAPGTIHGIIGENGAGKSTLMSILYGFYQADSGEIRVGGKPITIKTPNDAIAVGIGMVHQHFMLVENFTVLENVILGAESEALLKKSIAKARSELQRLEREYGLEVDPDAVIEELPVGLQQRVEILKALYRGAEILILDEPTGVLTPPEADHLFRILKQLKEQGKTIVLITHKLREIMAITDTVSVMRQGTMVATRETAKTTVGELAELMVGRRVLLRVEKGEAKPGAVKLSVRNLTVRDSRGVTMVEDVSFDIRGGEIVGIAGVAGNGQSELIEAISGIRRAVSGSVMLDGKPIDVTGIADPGELRDRGLAHVPEDRHHVGLVLAFEENENSILGYHDDPKYLKGPLLNIDAIRNDAKDKIEKYDIRPGDCRLKTANFSGGNQQKIVLAREMEQDPGVLIVGQPTRGVDVGAIEFIHKRLIAMRDQGKAVLLVSVELDEIRSLSDRILVMFDGRVVGERGSDATEGELGLLMAGVERKEAAE; encoded by the coding sequence ATGGCGGAAGCTGCAATCGAGCTTATCGGCATCAACAAGAGCTTTGGCGCGGTCCGCGCCAATCGCGATATCAATCTCGAAATCGCGCCGGGCACGATCCACGGCATCATCGGCGAGAACGGTGCCGGCAAGTCGACGCTGATGTCGATCCTCTATGGCTTCTACCAGGCTGACAGCGGCGAAATCCGCGTTGGCGGCAAGCCGATCACCATCAAGACGCCCAATGACGCCATCGCGGTGGGCATCGGCATGGTGCATCAGCATTTCATGCTTGTCGAAAATTTCACCGTGCTGGAAAACGTCATTCTCGGCGCCGAGAGCGAGGCGCTGCTCAAGAAGAGCATCGCCAAGGCGCGCTCCGAACTGCAGCGGCTGGAGCGCGAATACGGGCTGGAAGTCGATCCCGACGCGGTGATCGAGGAACTGCCCGTCGGCCTGCAGCAGCGCGTCGAAATCCTCAAAGCGCTCTATCGCGGCGCCGAAATCCTGATCCTCGACGAGCCGACCGGCGTGCTGACGCCGCCCGAGGCCGACCACCTGTTCCGCATCCTCAAGCAGTTGAAGGAGCAGGGCAAGACGATCGTGCTGATCACGCACAAGCTGCGCGAGATCATGGCGATTACCGACACCGTCTCCGTCATGCGCCAGGGCACGATGGTCGCCACCCGTGAGACGGCGAAGACCACGGTCGGTGAGCTGGCCGAGCTGATGGTCGGCCGCCGCGTGCTGCTGCGCGTCGAAAAGGGTGAGGCCAAGCCCGGCGCGGTAAAGCTCTCCGTCCGGAACCTGACAGTCAGGGATTCGCGCGGCGTCACTATGGTCGAGGACGTCTCCTTCGACATTCGCGGCGGCGAGATCGTCGGCATCGCCGGCGTCGCCGGCAACGGCCAGTCGGAACTGATCGAGGCGATCTCCGGCATCCGCCGCGCCGTTTCCGGCAGCGTCATGCTCGACGGCAAGCCCATAGATGTGACCGGCATTGCCGATCCAGGTGAGCTGCGCGACCGGGGCTTGGCCCATGTGCCGGAAGACCGCCATCATGTCGGCCTCGTGTTGGCCTTCGAGGAAAACGAGAATTCGATCCTCGGCTATCACGACGACCCGAAATATCTGAAAGGGCCGCTGCTCAACATCGATGCCATCCGCAACGATGCCAAAGACAAGATCGAGAAATACGATATCAGGCCGGGCGACTGCCGCCTGAAGACCGCAAATTTCTCCGGCGGCAACCAGCAGAAGATCGTGCTGGCCCGCGAGATGGAGCAGGATCCCGGCGTGCTGATCGTCGGCCAGCCAACGCGCGGCGTCGATGTCGGCGCCATCGAATTCATCCACAAGCGCCTCATCGCCATGCGCGACCAGGGCAAGGCGGTGCTGCTGGTGTCCGTCGAACTCGACGAGATCCGCTCGCTGTCCGACCGCATATTGGTGATGTTCGACGGCCGCGTCGTCGGCGAACGCGGGTCGGATGCGACCGAGGGCGAACTCGGCCTGCTGATGGCCGGCGTCGAGCGCAAGGAGGCCGCCGAGTGA
- the msrA gene encoding peptide-methionine (S)-S-oxide reductase MsrA — protein MFFLSDMLNKKLQLPKPGEALPGRDKPMPTASKHYVSKRPLKGPYPEGLETAMFGMGCFWGAERMFWQMDGVWVTAVGYAGGVTPNPTYQETCTGLTGHAEVVLVVFDPKIISYADLLKAFWENHDPTQGMRQGNDVGTTYRSTIYTFSDAQYQAAIASRDAYGASLSSAGREKITTEIAPAPEFYFAEEDHQQYLAKNPYGYCNLKGTGVACAMPQAVSAET, from the coding sequence ATGTTTTTCCTGAGCGACATGCTGAACAAGAAGCTGCAGCTGCCCAAGCCTGGAGAGGCTCTGCCCGGCCGCGACAAACCGATGCCGACCGCCTCGAAGCATTATGTCTCGAAGCGCCCGCTGAAAGGCCCTTATCCCGAAGGGCTGGAGACGGCGATGTTCGGCATGGGCTGTTTCTGGGGTGCGGAGCGCATGTTCTGGCAGATGGACGGCGTCTGGGTCACGGCGGTCGGCTATGCCGGCGGCGTCACGCCGAACCCGACCTATCAGGAAACCTGCACAGGCCTGACAGGCCATGCCGAGGTCGTTCTGGTCGTGTTTGATCCGAAGATCATCTCCTATGCCGATCTCCTGAAGGCGTTCTGGGAGAACCACGACCCGACGCAGGGCATGCGCCAGGGCAACGATGTCGGCACGACCTATCGCTCGACGATCTACACCTTCAGCGACGCGCAATATCAGGCCGCGATCGCTTCGCGCGACGCCTATGGGGCGTCGCTCAGCAGCGCCGGACGCGAGAAGATCACGACGGAAATCGCGCCAGCGCCGGAGTTCTATTTCGCCGAGGAAGACCACCAGCAATATCTGGCCAAGAATCCCTACGGTTATTGCAACCTGAAGGGTACCGGCGTGGCCTGCGCCATGCCGCAGGCGGTGTCTGCCGAGACCTGA
- a CDS encoding SlyX family protein: MTLPDDRLTTLEIRTVEQEKIIEELSGQIAEQWKVIERLQKKLDALTERFLSLEEVATPGHEITKPPHW; this comes from the coding sequence ATGACATTGCCCGACGACCGGCTGACGACGCTCGAAATCCGAACTGTCGAGCAGGAAAAGATCATCGAGGAGCTGTCCGGCCAGATCGCCGAACAGTGGAAGGTCATCGAGCGGCTTCAAAAGAAGCTCGACGCGCTGACCGAGCGCTTCCTGTCGCTGGAAGAGGTGGCGACGCCCGGCCACGAGATAACCAAGCCGCCGCATTGGTGA